Genomic segment of Xanthobacter dioxanivorans:
TCACCGCCGGCGCCGTGGACGGCTTCAACCTGATGCCGGACGTGCTGCCCGAGGGCCTCGAAGTCTTCGTCGATCATGTGGTGCCGCTGCTGCGCAAGCGCGGCCTGTTTCGCACCCATTATTCCGGCCGAACGCTGCGGGAGCATTTCGGCCTGCCCCGCCCCGCCAGCCGCTTCGCCCCCGGCACGGCGGTCTGTGCACCGCGCATCGCCGCCGGCCGCTGAGCTGCCCTTCATCCCGAGGATCCATCCGTCCATGAGCCAGATCGAAGACGCCTGGGGCGCCGGCCCCACCGACCGCTACGAGGAACTCGCCAGCCGGTTCCGCCCCATCTTCCGCGATATCCGCGAGAGCGCAGTGGAGCGCGAGCAGACCCACCGCCTGCCCCGCGCCGAGATCGCCGCCCTGAAGGAGGCCGGCTTCACCACCCTGCGCCTGCCCAAGGACGAAGGCGGCTTCGGCGCCACCTTGCCCGAGCTGTTCAACCTGCTGATCGAACTGTCCGAGGCGGACAGCAACGTCACCAATGCGCTCCGCGCCCATTTCGGCTTCACCGAGGAGGTGCTGAACTCGCCCTTCAAGGACTATCGCGACCGCTGGGTGAAGCGCATCGCCGCCAAGGAGACCTCGGGCAGCGGCTTCACCGAGGGGGCGGACAATGCGGTCGGCCACTTCAACACCCGCATCGTGCGCGACGGCGACCGGCTGCGCCTCGACGGCCAGAAATTCTACACCACCGGCTCCCTCTTCGCCGACTGGATCAATCTCGGCGCCGAGGACGAGGAGGGCAATTTCATCCTCGCGCAGGTGCCCACCGGCGCGCCCGGCGTGAGCATCGTCGACGACTGGGACGGCTTCGGCCAGCAGCTCACCGCCTCGGGTACGGCCAAGTTCGACAACGTCACCCTCTCCGACGACCTCATCAATCCGCAGCGCAAGCGCTTCCGCTATTCGGTCGCCTTCTACCAGCTCGTTCACCTCGCCACCCTCGCCGGCATCGGCCGCGCGGCGGCAGGCGACGTGGCGCGGCTCGTCTCGGTGCGCAAGCGCGTGTTCAGCCATGGCAATGCCGACCGCGCGGGCGCCGATCCGCAGATCCTCCAGATCGTCGGCAAGGTGCGCGCCAGCGCCTACGGGGCCGGCGCGGTGGTGCTGAAGGCCGCCGAGGCCCTGCAGCGCGCCTATGACACCCGCGAGCGGGAGACCTC
This window contains:
- a CDS encoding acyl-CoA dehydrogenase family protein — encoded protein: MSQIEDAWGAGPTDRYEELASRFRPIFRDIRESAVEREQTHRLPRAEIAALKEAGFTTLRLPKDEGGFGATLPELFNLLIELSEADSNVTNALRAHFGFTEEVLNSPFKDYRDRWVKRIAAKETSGSGFTEGADNAVGHFNTRIVRDGDRLRLDGQKFYTTGSLFADWINLGAEDEEGNFILAQVPTGAPGVSIVDDWDGFGQQLTASGTAKFDNVTLSDDLINPQRKRFRYSVAFYQLVHLATLAGIGRAAAGDVARLVSVRKRVFSHGNADRAGADPQILQIVGKVRASAYGAGAVVLKAAEALQRAYDTRERETSEGQDVSVAVADLEVNQGVTVVTSLILDATSHLFDALGASSARRGVGLDRHWRNARTLSSHNPRVYRERIVGDFAVNGTWPPGPYRVGDGIAAKAG